Proteins encoded together in one Pantoea sp. CCBC3-3-1 window:
- the pdhR gene encoding pyruvate dehydrogenase complex transcriptional repressor PdhR translates to MAYSKIRQPKLSDAIEQQLESLIMEGTLRPGEKLLPERELAKQFDVSRPSLREAIQRLEAKGLLLRRQGGGTFVQTSLWQSLSDPLVELLAGHPESQFDLLETRHALEGIAAYYAALRGTDDDIERIRHCHVQIQTAQDSGDLDAEADAVMQYQIAVTEAAHNVVLLHLLRSMGPMLKQNVRQNFELLYSRREMLAKVGGHRARIFEAIVAREPEKAREASHRHLAFIEEILLDRSREQSRRERSLRRLQQRKE, encoded by the coding sequence ATGGCTTACAGCAAAATCCGCCAACCAAAGCTGTCCGATGCTATTGAGCAGCAGCTCGAATCCCTGATCATGGAAGGGACGCTGCGTCCCGGTGAAAAGCTGCTTCCTGAACGCGAACTGGCAAAACAGTTCGATGTCTCTCGTCCCTCCCTGCGTGAAGCTATTCAGCGCCTTGAAGCAAAAGGCCTGCTGCTGCGCCGCCAGGGTGGCGGCACTTTCGTCCAGACCAGCCTGTGGCAAAGCCTGAGCGACCCGCTAGTTGAGCTGCTGGCCGGCCATCCTGAATCCCAGTTCGATTTACTCGAAACGCGCCATGCGCTGGAAGGCATTGCTGCCTACTATGCGGCGCTGCGGGGAACGGATGACGACATTGAGCGGATCCGCCATTGCCATGTACAGATTCAAACGGCTCAGGACAGCGGCGATCTTGATGCGGAAGCCGATGCCGTTATGCAGTATCAGATCGCTGTCACAGAAGCTGCCCATAATGTGGTTCTGCTGCATCTGCTTCGTTCAATGGGGCCGATGCTGAAGCAAAACGTTCGACAGAATTTTGAATTGCTCTACTCGCGCCGCGAAATGCTGGCAAAAGTAGGCGGTCACCGCGCCAGAATTTTTGAGGCGATTGTGGCACGCGAGCCTGAAAAGGCACGTGAAGCCTCACACCGCCATCTGGCGTTTATTGAGGAAATATTGCTGGACAGAAGTCGGGAGCAGAGTCGTCGAGAGCGCTCCTTACGCCGTTTACAGCAACGTAAGGAATAA
- a CDS encoding Rpn family recombination-promoting nuclease/putative transposase: MSDRKAKGRRNASPTPHDLAFKQFLTHPATARDFMQLHLPAELQAVCDFSTLKLESGSFVEETLRPYFSDVLYSLKTTTGDDGYVHVLIEHQSTPDRHMAFRLLRYAVAAMQRHLDAGHKKLPLVIPVLFYTGKRTPYPYSTRWLDEFNHPGLAGKLYGGEFPLVDVTVISDDEIMGHRSMAALTLLQKHIHRRDLAELLDRLATLLLREPVTGQQLTSLINYLIQTGETADAEAFVRELAQRVPQHGDALMTIAQQLEQKGIEKGLEKGLEKGIQLGEKRGIEKGKLEVASTMLQNGLDRNTIMKMTGLTEDDLAQIRH; encoded by the coding sequence ATGTCTGACAGGAAAGCAAAGGGCCGCAGGAACGCGAGCCCGACACCGCACGATCTCGCCTTTAAACAGTTTCTGACCCATCCCGCTACCGCACGGGATTTTATGCAGCTGCATCTGCCCGCGGAGCTGCAGGCCGTCTGCGATTTCAGTACCCTCAAACTGGAGTCCGGCAGCTTTGTTGAAGAGACGCTTCGTCCCTATTTCAGCGACGTGCTCTACAGCCTGAAAACCACGACCGGCGATGATGGCTACGTCCACGTTCTTATCGAACACCAGTCCACGCCGGACAGGCACATGGCGTTCAGGCTTCTTCGCTACGCGGTGGCGGCCATGCAGCGCCACCTTGACGCCGGGCACAAAAAGCTGCCGCTGGTGATACCGGTGCTGTTTTATACGGGAAAGCGCACTCCCTATCCCTATTCAACCCGCTGGCTGGATGAGTTTAATCATCCCGGGCTGGCCGGTAAGCTTTACGGCGGTGAGTTTCCGCTGGTTGACGTCACGGTGATTTCCGACGACGAGATAATGGGCCACCGCAGCATGGCTGCCCTGACGCTGCTGCAAAAGCATATTCACCGGCGCGACCTGGCAGAGCTGCTGGACAGGCTGGCGACCCTGCTGCTGAGAGAACCGGTTACGGGACAACAGCTGACATCGCTGATAAACTACCTGATACAGACGGGTGAAACGGCAGACGCAGAGGCGTTTGTACGCGAACTGGCACAGCGTGTGCCGCAACATGGAGACGCTTTGATGACCATCGCACAACAGCTTGAACAGAAGGGCATTGAAAAAGGTCTTGAGAAAGGTCTTGAGAAGGGCATACAGCTTGGTGAAAAGCGTGGCATTGAGAAAGGTAAACTCGAAGTTGCCAGCACCATGTTGCAGAACGGCCTGGATCGCAATACCATCATGAAGATGACCGGGTTAACTGAAGACGATCTGGCGCAAATCCGCCATTGA
- the aceE gene encoding pyruvate dehydrogenase (acetyl-transferring), homodimeric type, whose translation MSERLHNDVDPIETRDWLQAIESVIREEGVERAQFLIDQVMSEARKNGVKVAAGAGASNYVNSIAVEDEPDYPGNTSLERRIRSAIRWNAIMTVLRASKKDLELGGHMSSFQSSATIYEVCFNHFFRARSEKDGGDLVYFQGHISPGVYARAFLEGRLTEEQMNNFRQEVHGKGLSSYPHPKLMPDFWQFPTVSMGLGPIGAIYQAKFLKYLEHRGLKDTAQQTVYAFLGDGEMDEPESKGAITIATREKLDNLVFIINCNLQRLDGPVTGNGKIINELAGIFGGAGWEVIKVIWGARWDELLRKDTSGKLVQLMNETVDGDYQTFKSRDGAYVREHFFGRYPETAELVKDMTDDEIWALNRGGHDPKKIYAALKKAQDTKGKPVVILAHTIKGYGMGDTAEGKNIAHQVKKMNMDGVRYIRDRFNVPVDDANIENLPYITFDKASEEYKYLHGQREKLGGYLPTRQPNFSEKLEMPALEDFRQLLDEQNKEISTTIAFVRALNVMLKNKSIKDRLVPIIADEARTFGMEGLFRQIGIYSPNGQQYTPQDREQVAYYKEDEKGQILQEGINELGAGASWLAAATSYSTNNLPMIPFYIYYSMFGFQRIGDLCWAAGDQQARGFLVGGTSGRTTLNGEGLQHEDGHSHIQSLTIPNCISYDPAYAYEVAVIMHDGLVRMYGDAQENIYYYITTLNENYHMPAMPEGAEEGIRKGIYKLETIEGSKGKVQLLGSGSILRHVRDAAQILAKDYGVGSDVYSVTSFTELARDGQDCERWNMLHPTDEPRVPYVAQIMNDAPAVASTDYMKLFAEQIRTFMPASDYRVLGTDGFGRSDSRENLRHHFEVDASYVVVAALGELAKRGEIDKNVVAEAITKFNIDADKVNPRLA comes from the coding sequence ATGTCAGAACGTTTACACAATGACGTGGATCCGATTGAAACTCGCGACTGGCTACAGGCGATCGAATCGGTCATCCGTGAAGAAGGTGTTGAGCGCGCGCAGTTCCTGATCGATCAGGTAATGAGTGAAGCACGCAAAAACGGCGTGAAGGTAGCGGCAGGCGCTGGGGCCAGCAACTACGTTAACTCAATTGCTGTTGAAGATGAACCCGATTACCCGGGCAATACCTCACTGGAGCGTCGTATTCGTTCCGCAATCCGCTGGAACGCGATCATGACCGTTCTGCGCGCGTCGAAGAAAGATCTGGAGCTGGGTGGCCATATGTCATCCTTCCAGTCTTCCGCGACTATTTATGAAGTGTGCTTTAACCACTTCTTCCGCGCGCGCAGCGAAAAAGACGGCGGCGACCTGGTTTACTTCCAGGGCCATATTTCTCCAGGCGTTTACGCACGTGCGTTCCTGGAAGGGCGTCTGACCGAAGAGCAGATGAACAACTTCCGTCAGGAAGTTCACGGTAAAGGCCTGTCTTCTTACCCGCATCCGAAGCTGATGCCTGACTTCTGGCAGTTCCCGACTGTGTCAATGGGCCTGGGTCCAATCGGCGCGATTTACCAGGCTAAGTTCCTGAAATATCTTGAGCATCGTGGTCTGAAAGATACCGCGCAGCAGACCGTTTATGCCTTCCTGGGCGACGGCGAAATGGATGAACCGGAATCCAAAGGTGCGATCACCATCGCCACCCGTGAGAAGCTGGACAACCTGGTCTTCATCATCAACTGTAACCTCCAGCGTCTGGATGGTCCGGTAACAGGTAACGGCAAAATCATCAACGAGCTGGCCGGCATTTTTGGCGGTGCAGGCTGGGAAGTGATCAAAGTTATCTGGGGCGCTCGCTGGGACGAGCTGCTGAGAAAAGATACCAGCGGCAAGCTTGTTCAGCTGATGAACGAAACCGTTGACGGTGACTATCAGACCTTTAAATCTCGTGATGGTGCCTACGTGCGTGAGCACTTCTTCGGCAGATACCCGGAGACGGCAGAGCTGGTCAAAGACATGACCGACGACGAGATTTGGGCGCTGAACCGTGGCGGCCACGATCCGAAAAAAATCTATGCGGCACTGAAAAAAGCGCAGGACACCAAAGGCAAACCTGTGGTGATTCTGGCGCATACCATCAAAGGCTATGGTATGGGTGACACCGCTGAAGGTAAAAACATCGCGCACCAGGTGAAGAAAATGAACATGGATGGCGTGCGCTATATCCGTGATCGTTTCAACGTGCCGGTGGACGACGCCAACATTGAAAATCTGCCGTACATCACCTTCGACAAAGCGTCGGAAGAGTACAAATACCTGCACGGTCAGCGTGAGAAGCTGGGTGGCTACCTGCCAACCCGCCAGCCAAACTTCAGCGAGAAGCTGGAAATGCCTGCGCTGGAAGATTTCCGTCAGCTGCTGGACGAGCAGAACAAAGAAATTTCCACCACCATCGCTTTCGTTCGTGCGCTGAACGTGATGCTGAAGAACAAGTCGATCAAAGATCGTCTGGTTCCGATCATCGCCGACGAAGCGCGTACTTTCGGTATGGAAGGCCTGTTCCGTCAGATTGGTATTTACAGCCCGAACGGCCAGCAGTACACGCCGCAGGACCGTGAGCAGGTTGCTTATTATAAAGAAGATGAAAAAGGTCAGATCCTACAGGAAGGGATTAACGAACTGGGCGCAGGCGCATCCTGGCTGGCGGCGGCAACGTCTTACAGCACCAACAACCTGCCGATGATCCCGTTCTACATCTACTACTCCATGTTCGGTTTCCAGCGTATCGGCGATCTGTGCTGGGCAGCCGGCGATCAGCAGGCTCGCGGCTTCCTGGTTGGTGGTACCTCCGGTCGTACTACGCTGAACGGCGAAGGCCTGCAGCATGAAGATGGTCACAGCCACATTCAGTCGCTGACCATCCCTAACTGTATCTCTTACGATCCCGCTTACGCCTATGAAGTGGCGGTCATCATGCATGACGGTCTGGTGCGGATGTATGGCGACGCGCAGGAAAACATTTACTACTACATCACCACGCTGAATGAAAACTACCACATGCCTGCCATGCCAGAGGGTGCGGAAGAGGGTATCCGTAAGGGTATCTACAAGCTGGAAACGATTGAAGGTAGTAAAGGGAAAGTGCAGCTGCTGGGTTCAGGTTCAATCCTGCGTCACGTACGCGACGCCGCGCAGATTCTGGCGAAAGACTACGGCGTAGGTTCCGATGTATACAGCGTTACCTCGTTCACTGAACTGGCTCGTGATGGTCAGGATTGTGAGCGCTGGAACATGCTGCATCCAACGGATGAGCCGCGCGTACCTTACGTTGCGCAGATCATGAACGATGCACCAGCAGTGGCATCTACCGACTATATGAAACTGTTTGCCGAGCAGATCCGTACCTTCATGCCAGCCAGCGATTACCGCGTGCTGGGCACCGATGGTTTCGGCCGTTCCGACAGCCGCGAGAACCTGCGTCATCACTTCGAAGTGGATGCGTCTTACGTGGTGGTTGCAGCTCTGGGTGAACTGGCTAAACGTGGTGAAATCGATAAGAATGTGGTGGCGGAAGCCATCACCAAATTCAATATCGATGCCGACAAAGTCAACCCACGTCTGGCATAA
- the lpdA gene encoding dihydrolipoyl dehydrogenase, which translates to MSTEIKTQVVVLGAGPAGYSAAFRAADLGLETVIVERFSTLGGVCLNVGCIPSKALLHVAKVIEEAKALEEHGIVFGKPQTDINKIRSWKEKVINQLTGGLSGMAKGRKVNVVTGLGKFTGANTLVVEGEEGTTTINFDNAVIAAGSRPIQLPFIPHEDPRVWDSTDALELKEVPERLLVMGGGIIGLEMATVYHALGSQIDVVEMFDQVIPAADKDVVKVFTKRISKQFNLMLETKVTAVEAKDDGIYVSMEGKKAPAEPQRYDAVLVAIGRVPNGKGLDAGKAGVEVDDRGFIRVDKQMRTNVPHIFAIGDIVGQPMLAHKGVHEGHVAAEVISGKKHYFDPKVIPSIAYTEPEVAWVGLTEKEAKEKGISYETATFPWAASGRAIASDCADGMTKLIFDKESHRVIGGAVVGTNGGELLGEIGLAIEMGCDAEDIALTIHAHPTLHESVGLAAEIFEGSITDLPNAKAKKK; encoded by the coding sequence ATGAGTACAGAAATCAAAACTCAGGTCGTGGTACTTGGGGCAGGTCCTGCAGGTTATTCTGCAGCCTTTCGCGCTGCTGATTTAGGTCTGGAAACCGTCATCGTTGAGCGTTTCAGCACCCTGGGCGGGGTTTGTCTGAACGTCGGTTGTATCCCTTCCAAAGCGTTGCTGCACGTCGCGAAAGTGATTGAAGAAGCTAAAGCGCTGGAAGAGCACGGTATCGTGTTTGGCAAGCCGCAGACCGATATCAACAAGATTCGTTCCTGGAAAGAAAAAGTCATTAACCAGCTGACCGGCGGTCTGTCTGGCATGGCGAAAGGCCGCAAAGTTAATGTGGTCACCGGTCTGGGTAAATTCACCGGCGCTAACACGCTGGTTGTTGAAGGCGAGGAGGGTACTACCACCATCAACTTCGACAATGCCGTTATCGCGGCGGGCTCGCGCCCAATCCAGCTGCCTTTCATTCCACATGAGGATCCTCGCGTATGGGATTCCACCGATGCGCTGGAGCTGAAAGAAGTCCCTGAGCGTCTGCTGGTTATGGGCGGCGGTATTATCGGTCTGGAGATGGCGACGGTTTATCACGCGCTGGGTTCTCAGATTGATGTGGTAGAGATGTTCGATCAGGTGATTCCTGCGGCTGACAAAGACGTGGTGAAAGTCTTCACTAAGCGTATTTCTAAGCAGTTCAACCTGATGCTGGAAACCAAAGTCACGGCCGTTGAAGCCAAAGACGACGGTATCTACGTTTCGATGGAAGGCAAAAAAGCGCCAGCGGAACCACAGCGTTACGACGCGGTGCTGGTTGCGATTGGTCGCGTGCCGAACGGTAAAGGTCTGGATGCAGGTAAAGCGGGGGTGGAAGTTGATGACCGCGGCTTTATCCGTGTCGATAAGCAGATGCGTACCAACGTGCCGCACATTTTTGCTATTGGCGATATCGTTGGTCAGCCTATGCTGGCGCACAAAGGCGTTCATGAAGGTCACGTCGCGGCAGAAGTGATTTCCGGTAAGAAACACTACTTCGACCCGAAAGTGATCCCATCTATCGCTTACACCGAGCCAGAAGTTGCCTGGGTTGGTCTGACCGAGAAAGAAGCGAAAGAGAAGGGCATCAGCTACGAGACGGCGACCTTCCCATGGGCAGCGTCCGGTCGTGCTATCGCTTCCGACTGCGCAGACGGTATGACCAAACTGATTTTCGACAAAGAATCTCACCGCGTGATTGGTGGTGCGGTTGTCGGTACCAACGGCGGCGAGCTGCTGGGTGAAATTGGTCTGGCAATTGAGATGGGCTGTGATGCGGAAGACATTGCGCTGACCATCCACGCTCACCCGACGCTGCATGAGTCTGTAGGCCTGGCTGCTGAAATCTTCGAAGGCAGCATTACCGACCTGCCAAATGCGAAAGCGAAGAAGAAGTAA
- the aceF gene encoding pyruvate dehydrogenase complex dihydrolipoyllysine-residue acetyltransferase has translation MAIEIKVPDIGADEVEVTEILVKVGDKVEAEQSLITVEGDKASMEVPSPEAGVVKEIKIATGDKVETGSLIMIFESADGAATEAAPAKAEEKKEAAQPQTASAENKEVNVPDIGSDEVEVTEILVKVGDTVEAEQSLITVEGDKASMEVPAPFAGTVKEIKIGTGDKVSTGSLIMIFETTGSAPTAEAKPEVKEEAAATPAAASGAKDVEVPDIGGDEVEVTEIMVKVGDKVAAEQSLITVEGDKASMEVPAPFAGTVKEIKIATGDKVSTGSLIMVFEVEGAAPAAAPAAKKEDAAPAPKQAAAAPAPAPAKAESKGDFTENDAYVHATPVIRRLAREFGVNLAKVKGSGRKGRILKEDVQAYVKDAVKRAETAPAAAAGGGLPGMLPWPKVDFSKFGEIEEVELGRIQKISGANLSRNWIVIPHVTQHDKADITEVEAFRKQQNDEAAKKKLDLKITPLVFIMKAAAKALEEFPRFNSSLSEDGQKLTLKKYINIGVAVDTPNGLVVPVFKDVNKKGIIELSNELSVISKKARDGKLTASDMQGGCFTISSLGGIGGTSFTPIVNAPEVAILGVSKSSMEPVWNGKEFVPRLMLPLSLSFDHRVIDGAAGARFAAYIATIMADIRRLVM, from the coding sequence ATGGCTATCGAAATCAAGGTACCGGATATCGGTGCAGACGAAGTGGAAGTCACCGAGATCCTGGTCAAGGTGGGCGATAAGGTTGAAGCGGAACAGTCACTGATCACCGTGGAAGGCGACAAAGCCTCCATGGAAGTGCCTTCTCCGGAAGCAGGCGTGGTGAAAGAGATCAAAATCGCTACCGGTGACAAAGTAGAAACCGGCTCGCTGATTATGATCTTCGAATCGGCTGACGGCGCGGCTACAGAAGCTGCACCGGCGAAAGCGGAAGAGAAGAAAGAAGCCGCGCAGCCGCAGACCGCAAGCGCAGAAAATAAAGAAGTGAACGTGCCGGATATCGGTTCCGACGAAGTGGAAGTCACTGAGATTTTGGTCAAAGTGGGCGACACCGTGGAAGCCGAGCAGTCGCTGATCACCGTGGAAGGCGATAAAGCCTCCATGGAAGTGCCTGCGCCATTTGCCGGCACGGTTAAAGAGATCAAAATCGGTACGGGCGACAAAGTCAGTACCGGCTCACTGATTATGATCTTCGAAACGACCGGCTCTGCGCCAACCGCAGAAGCGAAACCGGAAGTGAAAGAAGAAGCGGCAGCCACACCGGCAGCAGCCAGCGGTGCAAAAGATGTAGAAGTGCCTGACATTGGCGGCGACGAAGTCGAAGTCACCGAGATCATGGTGAAAGTGGGCGACAAAGTGGCTGCCGAGCAGTCGCTGATCACCGTAGAAGGCGATAAAGCGTCTATGGAAGTCCCTGCGCCATTCGCGGGTACGGTTAAAGAGATCAAAATCGCTACCGGCGACAAAGTTAGCACCGGCTCGCTGATTATGGTCTTCGAAGTGGAAGGCGCTGCGCCAGCAGCGGCTCCTGCGGCGAAAAAAGAAGACGCTGCCCCTGCGCCAAAACAGGCCGCAGCGGCTCCGGCGCCAGCGCCGGCTAAAGCCGAGTCGAAAGGCGACTTCACTGAGAACGACGCTTACGTTCACGCAACGCCGGTTATCCGTCGTCTGGCCCGTGAATTCGGCGTTAACCTGGCGAAGGTTAAAGGTTCCGGTCGTAAGGGCCGCATCCTGAAAGAAGACGTTCAGGCTTACGTGAAAGACGCAGTAAAACGCGCGGAAACTGCCCCAGCGGCAGCGGCCGGCGGCGGATTGCCTGGCATGCTGCCATGGCCAAAAGTGGACTTCAGCAAGTTTGGTGAAATTGAAGAAGTCGAGCTGGGTCGCATCCAGAAAATTTCTGGTGCTAACCTGAGCCGTAACTGGATCGTGATCCCTCACGTTACCCAACACGACAAAGCCGACATCACGGAAGTTGAAGCTTTCCGCAAGCAGCAGAACGACGAAGCAGCGAAAAAGAAACTGGATCTGAAGATCACCCCGCTGGTGTTCATCATGAAAGCGGCTGCCAAAGCGCTGGAAGAGTTCCCACGTTTCAACAGTTCGCTGTCGGAAGATGGTCAGAAGCTGACGCTGAAAAAGTACATTAACATCGGTGTGGCGGTCGATACGCCAAACGGCCTGGTGGTTCCGGTCTTTAAGGACGTGAATAAGAAAGGCATCATTGAACTCTCCAACGAACTGTCGGTGATTTCGAAGAAAGCCCGCGACGGCAAGCTGACGGCCAGCGATATGCAGGGCGGCTGCTTTACCATCTCCAGCCTGGGCGGCATTGGCGGCACGTCATTTACGCCAATTGTTAATGCACCGGAAGTGGCAATCCTTGGCGTGTCTAAATCGTCGATGGAACCTGTCTGGAACGGGAAAGAGTTCGTTCCACGCCTGATGCTGCCACTGTCGCTCTCCTTCGATCACCGTGTGATTGATGGTGCAGCAGGCGCGCGCTTTGCAGCCTACATCGCAACCATCATGGCGGATATCCGCCGTCTGGTGATGTAA
- a CDS encoding LysR family transcriptional regulator, with protein MKSRATLQELEIFTAIARHRNFRKAAEERNVTPSTLSHTISNLEQRIGVRLLNRTTRSVSLTEAGQAFLQRIEPTIQDLSLAVDELNDWRIAPRGTLRLNLPRSAEALYLRTVLLPFRERYPDIALEVTTSDGLINIVETGFDAGVRFGEAIPQDMVAIPFGPRLQGAVIASPDFIERFGVPQHPLELVDFPCIQRRFPSGINYKWEFCENGRPLNIAVAGGLTLDSDYIMIEAVGAGAGLAFVIRDLVRSKLKSGELVEVLADFAAPSEGFSLYYPSRKYHSTALSCFIAWLRAFNRACES; from the coding sequence ATGAAATCACGGGCTACGTTACAGGAACTGGAAATTTTTACCGCTATCGCGCGGCATCGTAATTTTCGTAAAGCGGCAGAGGAACGTAACGTTACGCCTTCCACCCTTAGCCATACGATCTCCAATCTCGAACAGCGGATCGGCGTCCGGTTGCTTAACCGTACTACCCGTAGCGTCTCGCTAACCGAAGCCGGGCAGGCTTTTTTGCAACGCATTGAACCCACAATCCAGGATCTTTCGCTGGCTGTAGATGAGCTGAATGACTGGCGCATAGCGCCACGCGGCACGTTGAGATTGAATCTGCCGCGCAGCGCCGAAGCGCTTTACCTTCGCACGGTACTACTCCCCTTTCGTGAACGCTATCCTGATATCGCGCTGGAAGTGACGACCAGCGATGGCCTGATCAATATTGTCGAAACGGGTTTTGATGCCGGCGTGCGCTTTGGCGAAGCTATCCCGCAGGATATGGTTGCCATTCCTTTTGGCCCCCGATTACAGGGTGCGGTGATTGCCAGCCCGGATTTTATTGAACGTTTCGGCGTTCCGCAGCATCCGCTGGAACTGGTGGATTTCCCCTGCATTCAGCGCCGTTTCCCCAGCGGGATAAACTACAAATGGGAGTTCTGCGAAAACGGCCGACCGCTCAATATCGCGGTTGCAGGCGGCCTGACGCTGGACAGTGATTACATTATGATTGAAGCCGTTGGTGCAGGTGCGGGCCTGGCGTTTGTCATCAGGGATTTGGTGCGTTCAAAGCTAAAAAGCGGTGAGTTGGTGGAAGTACTGGCAGATTTCGCGGCACCGTCAGAAGGCTTCTCGCTTTATTACCCGAGCCGGAAATATCATTCCACCGCACTAAGCTGCTTTATTGCGTGGCTGAGAGCGTTTAACCGGGCATGTGAATCCTAA
- a CDS encoding amino acid permease gives MEQQQGEMLKRGLKNRHIQLIALGGAVGTGLFLGIAQTIKMAGPSVLLGYAIGGFIAFLIMRQLGEMIVEEPVAGSFSHFAYKYWGNFAGFASGWNYWVLYVLVAMAELTAVGNYIQVWYPQFPSWAAAAIFFVLINAINLSSVKIFGEMEFWLAIVKVVAVVAMIVFGCWLLFSGNGGPDAAVSNIWAIGGFFPHGVGGLVMAMAIIMFSFGGLELVGITAAEADNPEKSIPQATNQVIWRILIFYVGSIIVLLSLYPWTKVTEHSSPFVMIFHDLGETLAANILNLVFLTAALSVYNSCVYSNSRMLYGLARQGNGPKALLKVDRRGVPYVALGFSALTTAICVLVNYLMPGEALNLFMALVVSALVINWAMISYAHLKFRRKKDQQGVQTRFKAMLYPAGNWICLLFMVAILVIMALTPGMAISVWLIPVWVAVLAVGYAVKNRMQKA, from the coding sequence ATGGAACAACAGCAGGGCGAAATGCTGAAGCGCGGGCTTAAAAACCGCCATATTCAGCTGATCGCGTTGGGTGGTGCTGTCGGCACCGGCCTGTTTCTGGGGATTGCACAAACGATCAAAATGGCCGGCCCGTCCGTATTACTGGGCTATGCCATTGGCGGCTTTATCGCCTTCTTAATTATGCGTCAGCTGGGCGAAATGATTGTTGAGGAGCCGGTAGCCGGTTCATTCAGCCATTTCGCTTATAAATACTGGGGTAACTTTGCTGGTTTCGCTTCCGGCTGGAACTACTGGGTGCTGTATGTTTTGGTGGCAATGGCCGAACTGACCGCAGTAGGCAATTATATTCAGGTTTGGTATCCGCAATTCCCTTCCTGGGCAGCAGCAGCCATCTTTTTTGTCTTAATTAACGCCATCAATCTGAGCAGCGTGAAAATCTTCGGTGAAATGGAGTTCTGGCTGGCGATCGTGAAAGTTGTTGCCGTTGTGGCGATGATTGTCTTTGGCTGCTGGCTGCTGTTCAGCGGCAACGGCGGGCCGGATGCAGCCGTTAGCAATATCTGGGCGATTGGCGGCTTCTTCCCCCACGGCGTGGGCGGACTGGTAATGGCGATGGCGATCATCATGTTCTCCTTTGGCGGTCTTGAGCTGGTAGGCATTACCGCTGCAGAAGCGGATAATCCGGAAAAAAGCATTCCTCAGGCCACCAATCAGGTGATCTGGCGCATCCTGATTTTCTATGTCGGCTCCATTATCGTGCTGCTTTCGCTCTATCCGTGGACCAAGGTGACCGAGCACAGCAGCCCGTTCGTGATGATTTTCCACGATCTTGGCGAAACGCTGGCGGCGAATATCCTCAACCTGGTCTTCCTGACTGCGGCGCTCTCGGTTTATAACAGCTGCGTTTATTCTAACAGCCGCATGCTTTATGGCCTGGCTCGTCAGGGCAATGGACCGAAAGCTTTGCTGAAGGTTGACCGTCGCGGCGTGCCTTATGTGGCGCTGGGCTTCTCTGCGCTGACCACCGCAATTTGCGTGCTGGTAAACTATTTGATGCCGGGCGAAGCGCTAAACCTGTTTATGGCACTGGTGGTATCGGCATTGGTCATTAACTGGGCGATGATCAGCTACGCGCACTTAAAATTCCGCCGTAAGAAAGATCAGCAAGGGGTGCAAACTCGCTTTAAAGCGATGCTCTACCCTGCGGGCAACTGGATCTGCCTGCTGTTTATGGTCGCCATTCTGGTGATCATGGCGCTAACGCCGGGTATGGCAATCTCCGTCTGGCTGATCCCTGTCTGGGTGGCTGTTTTGGCTGTCGGTTACGCAGTAAAAAACCGCATGCAAAAAGCCTGA
- a CDS encoding AraC family ligand binding domain-containing protein, with translation MHDEYVISANLSGIEEIWLAGKTSNVESGQVILYNPGTIQTSRFDNKDVEFISIHPPQSVLKKFGRGR, from the coding sequence TTGCATGACGAATATGTCATTAGTGCAAATCTGTCGGGAATCGAAGAAATCTGGCTCGCGGGAAAAACCTCGAACGTCGAAAGTGGTCAGGTAATCTTATATAACCCCGGTACTATCCAGACTTCCCGTTTTGACAATAAAGATGTGGAATTTATCAGTATCCATCCACCTCAGTCTGTTCTGAAAAAATTTGGCAGAGGAAGATAA